In Candidatus Aminicenantes bacterium, a single genomic region encodes these proteins:
- the mnmG gene encoding tRNA uridine-5-carboxymethylaminomethyl(34) synthesis enzyme MnmG, giving the protein MAQTGFSETYDVIVVGAGHAGCEAAYAVATLGLSVCLTTIHLETIAQMSCNPAIGGLAKGHLVREIDALGGLMGVLADQTGIQFRLLNRSRGAAVQAPRAQCDKARYRRAMTAVLEATPNLHLFQGIVTEILVKNGQTNGVQLIDGSRLGAKAVVVTPGTFLNGLIHIGASQYPAGRANEPASLALSDSLQKLGHRVFRLKTGTPMRLDRETIDWTQFEAQAGDEPPVPFSYRTRERLENKVLCHVGHTTPETHRVIRRNIDKSPLFAGAIKGVGARYCPSIEDKVVKFPHHPRHQFFLEPEGLETSEVYVNGLSTSLPFEVQKEILRSIPGLDGAGILRPGYAIEYDAFASVDLHPTLESRLAAGLYLAGQINGTSGYEEAAAQGLAAGVNAALKIKRRAPFVPDRRESYLGVLIDDLVGKGVVEPYRLFTARSERRLHLRIDNADVRMMPRGREIGLLPPEVYEDFLRRRERIGRVFKLLAATRVRNKKNDSISLVEYLKKPENRWADVLQYARFPDPLGEEEARHIEAEIKYEGYLRKQEKEISKFRKIDGLKIPAAIDLKAIRGLTREANEKMSQAKPRTIGEMKKIPGLTPSDVFSVYLHVGAAAKKRKSSPDVPRGTSKAHE; this is encoded by the coding sequence ATGGCTCAAACCGGTTTTTCCGAAACGTACGACGTCATTGTCGTCGGCGCCGGACACGCCGGTTGCGAGGCGGCCTACGCCGTGGCGACCTTGGGCCTCAGTGTCTGCCTGACGACGATCCATCTGGAGACAATTGCCCAAATGTCCTGCAATCCGGCCATCGGCGGGCTGGCCAAGGGACATCTTGTCCGCGAAATCGACGCCCTGGGCGGGCTGATGGGCGTCCTGGCGGATCAGACCGGCATCCAATTTCGCCTCCTCAATCGCAGCCGGGGTGCGGCTGTGCAAGCCCCGCGGGCCCAATGCGACAAAGCCCGGTACCGGCGGGCGATGACAGCCGTTCTCGAGGCGACGCCGAATCTCCATCTTTTCCAGGGAATCGTCACGGAGATCCTGGTCAAGAACGGCCAAACGAACGGCGTCCAATTGATAGACGGATCGCGACTGGGGGCCAAGGCCGTCGTCGTGACGCCTGGGACTTTCCTCAACGGGCTCATCCATATCGGCGCGAGTCAGTACCCGGCCGGCCGGGCCAACGAGCCCGCGTCCCTGGCGCTCAGCGACAGCTTGCAGAAGCTGGGGCATCGGGTCTTCCGCCTCAAGACGGGAACGCCCATGCGCCTGGACCGCGAAACGATCGATTGGACCCAGTTTGAGGCGCAGGCGGGCGACGAGCCGCCGGTGCCTTTTTCCTACCGGACTCGGGAGCGTCTGGAAAACAAAGTTCTCTGCCATGTGGGGCATACGACTCCGGAAACGCACCGAGTCATTCGCCGGAACATCGATAAATCGCCCCTTTTCGCTGGCGCCATCAAGGGCGTCGGGGCGCGCTATTGCCCTTCGATCGAGGACAAGGTCGTCAAATTCCCCCATCACCCCCGGCATCAGTTCTTTTTGGAGCCGGAAGGCTTGGAAACCAGCGAAGTGTACGTCAACGGCCTTTCCACGAGTCTCCCGTTCGAAGTGCAGAAGGAAATCCTGCGAAGCATCCCCGGCCTCGACGGAGCCGGGATCCTGCGACCCGGCTATGCCATCGAGTATGATGCTTTCGCGTCCGTCGATCTCCATCCGACGCTGGAATCCCGCTTGGCGGCCGGACTCTATTTGGCCGGCCAGATCAACGGAACGTCGGGCTATGAGGAGGCGGCCGCCCAAGGGCTGGCGGCCGGCGTCAACGCCGCGCTTAAGATAAAAAGACGGGCCCCGTTCGTTCCCGACCGGCGCGAATCATACCTAGGCGTTCTGATCGATGATCTGGTCGGTAAAGGCGTCGTGGAACCGTATCGGTTATTTACGGCCAGATCCGAGCGCCGATTGCATTTGAGGATCGACAACGCCGACGTCCGGATGATGCCCCGCGGCCGGGAGATCGGTCTTCTTCCGCCCGAGGTCTATGAGGATTTTTTGCGCCGCAGGGAGAGGATTGGACGCGTTTTCAAGCTTCTGGCGGCCACGCGGGTCAGAAATAAGAAAAACGACAGCATCAGCCTGGTAGAGTACTTGAAAAAGCCTGAAAACCGCTGGGCCGATGTGTTACAATACGCCCGATTTCCAGATCCCCTTGGCGAGGAAGAGGCTCGGCATATCGAGGCCGAGATCAAGTACGAAGGCTATCTTCGGAAGCAGGAAAAAGAGATTTCCAAGTTTCGTAAGATCGACGGACTAAAAATTCCAGCCGCGATCGACTTGAAAGCGATCCGCGGCCTGACTCGGGAAGCAAACGAAAAAATGAGCCAAGCGAAACCGAGAACGATAGGCGAGATGAAAAAAATCCCCGGATTGACACCTTCGGATGTTTTCAGCGTCTATCTTCATGTCGGGGCGGCCGCGAAAAAGCGCAAATCAAGCCCCGATGTTCCACGTGGAACATCCAAGGCCCATGAATAA
- the mnmE gene encoding tRNA uridine-5-carboxymethylaminomethyl(34) synthesis GTPase MnmE, with protein MFEHGPDDTIAAVATPPGPGGIGILRLSGPGSVGVAKRLFRPRRSGGTGFPERRAIFGDILGRKGAVPLDEGFLLYFRAPKSYTRQDIVEISCHGSPAVLEEALRMALRAGARLAQPGEFTFRAFLNGRLDIMQSEAVDSLIRSFTLPQARAAFRQVRGGLTEKVGKLRADLVELLADVESTFEFPDDALEISEAGIAGRLRALQAVVERMIESYDAGRMLREGVGLALAGRTNVGKSTLFNALLDQPRAIVSAEAGTTRDFLRERMIVKEAVFQIVDMAGLGLGRTPVEREGIRRGRVEAGAADGVVFVFDSSRPASRADRTLAGSFPGKKAIFVFNKSDRAGRFDIRSFLSLRASTPTIAVSALRGDNIAALRELIHRTFGARQRREPDAVLHLRQKLILEEICGSLRNAYRTTAEGFRAEILAEELQPALTGIGRLTGQISTDEVIESVFSRFCLGK; from the coding sequence ATGTTCGAGCATGGCCCCGATGACACCATCGCGGCCGTCGCGACTCCCCCCGGCCCCGGGGGAATCGGCATCCTCCGACTGAGCGGCCCCGGTTCGGTCGGCGTCGCTAAGCGACTCTTTCGACCGCGCCGGTCCGGCGGCACCGGATTCCCGGAACGCCGGGCCATTTTCGGAGATATCCTCGGCCGGAAGGGTGCTGTTCCCTTGGACGAAGGGTTCCTCCTCTACTTCCGGGCCCCCAAATCATATACCAGGCAGGACATCGTCGAAATCAGCTGCCACGGCAGTCCTGCTGTCCTGGAAGAGGCCCTGCGCATGGCTCTTCGGGCCGGGGCCCGCTTGGCCCAACCGGGAGAGTTCACTTTTCGCGCTTTTCTCAATGGCCGCCTGGATATTATGCAATCCGAGGCGGTCGATTCTCTGATCCGCTCCTTTACCCTGCCCCAAGCCCGAGCGGCCTTCCGCCAAGTCCGGGGCGGCCTGACGGAAAAAGTCGGAAAGCTGAGGGCGGATCTGGTCGAGCTTTTGGCCGATGTGGAAAGCACCTTCGAGTTTCCCGACGATGCGCTCGAGATTTCCGAAGCGGGAATCGCCGGACGGCTGAGAGCTTTACAGGCCGTCGTCGAACGGATGATCGAGAGCTATGACGCCGGCCGTATGCTTCGGGAAGGGGTCGGCCTAGCCTTGGCCGGGCGGACGAACGTCGGCAAATCCACCCTATTCAACGCCCTGCTCGATCAGCCGCGAGCCATCGTCTCGGCTGAAGCCGGGACGACAAGGGATTTTCTTCGGGAACGGATGATCGTCAAGGAAGCCGTCTTCCAAATCGTCGATATGGCCGGTCTCGGCCTGGGTCGGACGCCCGTCGAGCGCGAAGGCATCCGGCGCGGCCGCGTGGAGGCCGGGGCGGCCGACGGGGTTGTTTTTGTCTTCGACTCTTCGCGGCCGGCTTCAAGGGCGGATCGGACTTTGGCTGGATCTTTTCCAGGTAAAAAAGCGATTTTCGTCTTCAATAAAAGCGATCGGGCCGGCCGATTCGACATCCGCTCCTTCCTTTCTCTCCGCGCCAGCACCCCGACGATCGCCGTTTCGGCCCTGCGCGGAGACAATATCGCCGCGCTGCGGGAATTGATCCATCGAACATTCGGGGCCAGGCAACGCAGGGAACCCGATGCCGTCCTTCATCTTCGCCAGAAGCTCATCCTGGAGGAGATATGCGGCAGCTTGCGGAATGCCTACCGGACCACCGCAGAGGGGTTCAGGGCTGAGATACTGGCCGAAGAGCTCCAGCCCGCGTTGACCGGCATCGGGCGCCTGACCGGGCAGATTTCGACGGACGAAGTCATCGAAAGCGTATTCAGCCGCTTCTGCCTGGGCAAATAA
- a CDS encoding Jag N-terminal domain-containing protein yields MENPTKSEDLQEFKGKNLEDAILHAEHVLKLTRAEFNYEIVTEKTRLFGISKEVVIRAVPKAAPPEDAAASFLDRLLKVFPLEINYRIQRRNNILFVVFDGPDKQLLLWKDGQLLLALQHVLNKVSGEKVQVDCEFYRKRKEKKIREYALEVAQHVRQNGRSEITELMNPYERRIVHIAVNQVPGMTSESLGDGFLKRIKIYAAGRDGKRTPPREGEA; encoded by the coding sequence ATGGAAAATCCAACAAAAAGTGAAGACCTCCAGGAATTCAAAGGCAAGAATTTGGAGGATGCCATCCTCCACGCCGAGCACGTCCTCAAGCTGACCCGGGCCGAATTCAATTACGAGATCGTGACCGAAAAGACCCGTTTATTCGGGATCAGCAAGGAAGTCGTCATCCGGGCCGTGCCCAAGGCCGCCCCGCCTGAAGACGCCGCGGCGTCGTTCCTAGACCGCCTGCTCAAGGTCTTTCCGCTCGAGATCAACTACCGCATCCAGCGGCGCAACAACATCCTGTTCGTCGTCTTCGACGGGCCCGACAAGCAGCTGCTGCTCTGGAAGGACGGCCAGCTCCTGCTGGCCCTGCAGCACGTCCTGAACAAGGTCTCCGGCGAGAAGGTCCAGGTGGACTGCGAGTTCTACCGCAAGCGCAAGGAAAAGAAGATCCGCGAGTACGCTCTCGAAGTGGCCCAGCATGTCCGCCAGAACGGCCGCAGCGAGATCACCGAACTGATGAACCCTTACGAACGGCGGATCGTCCATATCGCCGTCAATCAAGTCCCCGGCATGACCAGCGAAAGCCTGGGCGACGGATTCCTCAAGCGGATCAAGATCTACGCCGCCGGCCGCGACGGCAAGCGGACGCCTCCCCGGGAAGGCGAAGCCTGA
- the yidC gene encoding membrane protein insertase YidC: protein MDTKRLLLAIVLSFVVLFGYQLLFNKKVPEPGIVTPDTAQTVAAPGAVAAQNPPAGAPGEKSAAAKTATASLPVTPPAAAAAEIKTKVDTSLFEAVWTNKGGVLLSWKLKKHLDEKKQPLEMVPRLTETLGVHPLSLLEDAGGAVPTIDLPAVQADPLNASFYEVLGTDLIIKDGQKGELRFRYSDGKDIEVEKIYTFTGGKYDFQADIKVLRGGKPVEPRVLWGPGIGNPTAKELQKSFGVGGGMTALAGKNFYRVDERKFKPERSVLNFLDWAAYDDNYFCALILPAAKPGAAALIRKDTDTGALFFLAASRPGRIFIGPKDYDLLTDFGHNAKKLLRFGTFGIFAEILFATIKVIHRAFPNWGWSIIILTLIIKIIFFPLTYASTKSMSKMAALQPKIKALRNKYKKSKTDIQERRRMNEEMMALYKQHGVNPAGGCLPLLIQIPFFFGIFSMLRSAIEFRQSPWILWIGDLSVRDPYYVTPVLMGITQFISQKMTPTSADPSQAKMMMIMPFVMTIFFMNFQSGLVLYWLTSNVLQIAQQALINRMMKRKKGESNGKSNKK, encoded by the coding sequence ATGGATACCAAGCGCTTGCTGTTGGCCATCGTTTTGTCCTTCGTCGTGCTTTTCGGGTATCAGCTCTTGTTCAACAAGAAGGTCCCGGAACCCGGCATTGTGACTCCGGACACGGCCCAGACCGTCGCCGCCCCGGGGGCGGTAGCCGCTCAAAACCCGCCTGCCGGCGCGCCCGGAGAAAAAAGCGCCGCCGCGAAAACGGCGACCGCTTCCCTCCCCGTTACGCCGCCCGCCGCGGCTGCGGCCGAAATCAAAACCAAAGTCGATACTTCCCTGTTCGAGGCCGTCTGGACCAATAAAGGCGGCGTCCTCCTCAGTTGGAAGCTTAAAAAGCACCTGGACGAGAAAAAGCAGCCCCTGGAGATGGTCCCCCGGCTCACCGAAACCCTTGGCGTGCATCCCCTCAGCCTGCTCGAGGACGCTGGCGGAGCCGTCCCGACCATCGATCTCCCGGCCGTCCAGGCCGATCCCCTGAACGCTTCCTTCTATGAAGTTTTGGGAACCGACCTGATCATCAAAGACGGCCAGAAGGGCGAGCTCCGCTTCCGGTACTCGGACGGCAAAGACATCGAAGTCGAGAAGATCTACACTTTTACCGGCGGGAAATACGATTTTCAGGCCGACATCAAGGTCCTCCGGGGCGGCAAGCCCGTCGAGCCGCGGGTCCTGTGGGGGCCGGGCATCGGCAACCCCACCGCCAAGGAGCTGCAAAAGAGCTTTGGCGTCGGCGGCGGCATGACCGCCTTGGCCGGCAAGAACTTCTACCGGGTCGACGAGCGCAAGTTTAAGCCCGAGCGGAGCGTCCTCAATTTCCTGGACTGGGCGGCTTACGACGATAATTATTTCTGCGCCCTGATCCTGCCCGCGGCCAAGCCCGGAGCGGCCGCCCTGATCCGGAAAGATACCGATACGGGCGCCCTGTTCTTCCTGGCGGCCAGCCGGCCCGGCCGGATTTTCATCGGCCCCAAGGATTACGACCTCCTGACCGACTTCGGCCATAACGCCAAGAAGCTGCTCCGTTTCGGCACTTTCGGCATCTTCGCCGAGATCCTCTTCGCCACCATCAAAGTCATCCACCGGGCCTTCCCCAACTGGGGCTGGTCGATCATCATCCTGACCCTGATCATCAAGATCATCTTCTTCCCGCTGACCTATGCCAGCACCAAGTCGATGTCCAAGATGGCCGCGCTGCAGCCCAAGATCAAGGCCCTGCGCAACAAGTACAAGAAGTCCAAGACCGACATCCAGGAGCGGCGGCGGATGAACGAGGAGATGATGGCCTTGTACAAGCAGCACGGCGTCAATCCCGCCGGCGGCTGTCTGCCCCTGCTCATCCAGATCCCCTTCTTCTTCGGCATCTTCAGCATGCTGCGGTCGGCCATCGAGTTCCGCCAGAGCCCCTGGATTCTCTGGATCGGCGACCTGTCCGTGCGCGACCCCTACTATGTCACCCCCGTCCTGATGGGCATCACCCAGTTCATCAGCCAGAAGATGACGCCGACCTCGGCCGACCCCAGCCAGGCCAAGATGATGATGATCATGCCCTTCGTCATGACCATCTTTTTCATGAATTTCCAGAGCGGCCTGGTCCTCTACTGGCTGACGTCCAACGTCCTGCAGATCGCTCAGCAGGCCCTGATCAATCGCATGATGAAGCGGAAAAAAGGCGAATCCAATGGAAAATCCAACAAAAAGTGA
- the yidD gene encoding membrane protein insertion efficiency factor YidD encodes MTRILLILIKIYKKTLSPIIGTHCRYWPTCSDYTAEAVTKYGPAKGLVLGLKRLLRCHPFHAGGVDPVP; translated from the coding sequence ATGACTCGTATATTATTGATATTAATAAAAATATACAAGAAAACGCTCTCCCCGATCATCGGCACGCATTGCCGGTATTGGCCGACTTGTTCGGATTACACCGCCGAAGCAGTGACGAAATACGGACCCGCCAAGGGGCTCGTCCTTGGGCTTAAACGTCTGCTCCGCTGCCACCCTTTCCATGCCGGAGGGGTGGATCCCGTGCCATAA
- the rnpA gene encoding ribonuclease P protein component, which yields MSEAYGPRERIRKKKDFSDLYGNGGCFRGKFFNLIFRPNELGFSRMSAVASRKIGNAVQRNKARRRAKELFRRQKDLVPGTMDMLVIARMGICQAEWSELFKQYQAAMKYIARSRPAED from the coding sequence ATGTCCGAAGCCTATGGTCCTCGCGAGAGGATCCGTAAGAAAAAGGATTTTTCCGATCTCTACGGCAACGGCGGCTGTTTTCGCGGCAAATTTTTCAACTTGATCTTTCGGCCGAACGAGCTGGGATTTTCCCGCATGTCGGCCGTGGCCAGCCGCAAAATCGGCAACGCCGTCCAGAGGAACAAGGCCCGCCGCCGGGCCAAGGAGCTGTTTCGCCGGCAGAAGGATTTGGTGCCGGGAACCATGGACATGTTGGTGATCGCCCGGATGGGAATTTGCCAGGCCGAATGGAGCGAGCTGTTCAAGCAGTACCAAGCCGCCATGAAGTACATCGCTCGCAGCCGGCCGGCCGAAGATTGA
- the rpmH gene encoding 50S ribosomal protein L34, whose protein sequence is MKPTFNPNNRKKKKTHGFLVRMSTAGGRKVIKNRRAKGRKRLAL, encoded by the coding sequence ATGAAGCCTACATTTAACCCCAACAACCGCAAAAAGAAGAAAACCCACGGGTTCCTGGTCCGCATGAGCACGGCCGGCGGACGAAAAGTTATCAAGAACCGTCGGGCGAAAGGCAGGAAACGCCTCGCCCTTTAA